One region of Streptomyces capillispiralis genomic DNA includes:
- a CDS encoding family 78 glycoside hydrolase catalytic domain: MPIPQPHRRPGRWSAALAAATAFVTVLSGAVTADAATGTASPTRLRTQHLTEALGIDDTTPDLSWEIDADQPGTRQSAYRVQAATSPRLLSSSRPDLWDSGRVASSVPATTYAGRELTSRTRVYWRVMLWSGPGQRHGGWSRTAVFETGLTRQSDWGADWITHPDWQLSRRTVEPVVVRLPRTTARYVRLDVTRLGLPLAESFPDRTWRLQLGEIDLRDSGTSATGLARGATVTASETETLRKTWEPALTVDGLPNSALQTAAGYRSAAHTGPDVSATPVTLTLDLKSVKTFDELALYPRADVLTDDGRVPNFPVDYAVSSADNATGPFTPLTEVTGQRPPAPYLPAGLPLLADDFTLPKAVRSARLYIAGLGIHDASINGEPVGDAVLEPANTDYAERVQYATYDVTDRLRPGANTIGVALGNGMSNVVSTADRYRKLYGNLSDPKLIARLEVTLADGRVRTLTSGDDWRTTLGPTTSSNWYGGEDYDARREIPHWDEPAGDRADWRHATEVRGPGTAERPAVLSARETEPIRVIETLPGREVDGADGSRVFDLGRNIAGWPEITVSAPEGTAIRVYPAESLKDGHAFQSISNVGAPLWDSYTARGRGDETWHPRFSYHGFRYLELRGVPEDATVSVRGHVLHTDNTSAGDFTSSDPLINDIHSLIRRSIEGNMMSVLTDCPSREKLGWLEQNQLVFPALAGNYDMQSYLRKIVRDMADAQTTEGLIPSTVPEYTSLPGGYRNDSNWGGAFVLVPWQLYTTYGDQQTLETYYPRMRQYAAFLETQVKDGILDYGLGDWFTPDRTFPRAVAGTYGYWRVADALSRIATVLGDEDAADTYRAKADASAKALSAKYYDATTGTFGGGGHGAEALALDMGAYPAGERDRLLTHFTTAIKDAGHHLILGEISLPAAFRVLSGEGRDDIVHAIATRTTSPSYGYQVRAGNTTLGESWDGGPGQSQNHFMLGAIDSWFTTRVAGISQTADSIGYAELLIDPAVEGDMTSASGSYRTPYGTARTDWVRTADTFRLTVDVPAGSTAEVHVPAAGGRAEAPEGARLLRVTGEEAVYQVGSGHWTFDSAPPRS; this comes from the coding sequence ATGCCCATACCGCAACCGCACCGCAGACCCGGCCGCTGGTCCGCCGCCCTGGCCGCCGCCACCGCCTTCGTGACCGTGCTGTCCGGAGCGGTCACCGCCGACGCCGCCACCGGCACCGCCTCCCCGACCCGGCTGCGCACCCAGCACCTCACCGAGGCCCTGGGCATCGACGACACCACCCCCGACCTCAGCTGGGAGATCGACGCCGACCAGCCCGGCACCCGGCAGTCCGCCTACCGGGTGCAGGCCGCCACCTCGCCCCGGCTGCTCAGCTCCTCCCGCCCCGACCTGTGGGACTCCGGCCGCGTCGCCTCGTCGGTACCGGCGACGACGTACGCCGGCCGGGAACTCACCTCCCGGACCCGGGTCTACTGGCGCGTCATGCTCTGGTCCGGGCCCGGACAGCGCCACGGCGGCTGGAGCCGGACCGCCGTCTTCGAGACCGGCCTGACCCGGCAGTCGGACTGGGGCGCGGACTGGATCACCCACCCCGACTGGCAGCTGAGCAGGCGCACGGTCGAGCCCGTCGTCGTCCGGCTCCCCCGGACCACCGCCCGCTACGTGCGCCTGGACGTCACCCGGCTCGGGCTGCCCCTCGCCGAGTCCTTCCCCGACCGCACCTGGCGGCTCCAGCTCGGTGAGATCGACCTGCGCGACTCCGGCACCTCCGCCACCGGCCTCGCCCGCGGCGCCACGGTGACCGCGTCCGAGACCGAAACGCTCCGCAAGACCTGGGAGCCCGCGCTGACGGTGGACGGCCTGCCCAACAGCGCCCTGCAGACCGCGGCCGGCTACCGCAGCGCCGCGCACACCGGACCGGACGTCTCCGCCACCCCGGTCACCCTCACCCTCGACCTGAAGTCCGTGAAGACCTTCGACGAGCTGGCCCTGTACCCGCGCGCCGACGTCCTCACCGACGACGGCAGGGTCCCCAACTTCCCCGTCGACTACGCCGTGTCCTCCGCCGACAACGCGACCGGCCCGTTCACCCCGCTCACCGAGGTCACCGGGCAGCGGCCGCCCGCCCCCTACCTGCCGGCCGGACTGCCCCTGCTCGCCGACGACTTCACCCTCCCCAAGGCGGTGCGCAGCGCCCGCCTCTACATCGCCGGACTCGGCATCCACGACGCGAGCATCAACGGCGAGCCCGTCGGCGACGCGGTCCTCGAACCCGCCAACACCGACTACGCCGAGCGCGTCCAGTACGCCACCTACGACGTCACCGACCGGCTGCGGCCCGGCGCCAACACCATCGGCGTGGCCCTCGGCAACGGCATGTCCAACGTCGTCAGCACCGCCGACCGCTACCGCAAGCTCTACGGCAACCTCAGCGACCCCAAGCTGATCGCCCGGCTGGAGGTCACCCTGGCCGACGGCCGGGTCCGCACCCTGACCAGCGGCGACGACTGGCGCACCACCCTGGGGCCCACCACCTCCTCCAACTGGTACGGCGGCGAGGACTACGACGCCCGCCGGGAGATCCCCCACTGGGACGAGCCCGCCGGCGACCGCGCCGACTGGCGGCACGCCACCGAGGTCCGGGGTCCCGGCACCGCCGAGCGGCCCGCCGTGCTCAGCGCCCGCGAGACCGAACCCATCCGGGTGATCGAGACGCTCCCGGGCCGGGAGGTGGACGGCGCCGACGGCAGCCGCGTCTTCGACCTCGGCCGCAACATCGCCGGCTGGCCCGAGATCACCGTGAGCGCGCCCGAGGGCACCGCGATCCGCGTCTACCCCGCGGAGAGCCTGAAGGACGGCCACGCCTTCCAGTCCATCAGCAACGTCGGCGCCCCGCTGTGGGACTCCTACACCGCCCGGGGCCGCGGCGACGAGACCTGGCACCCGCGCTTCAGCTACCACGGCTTCCGCTACCTCGAACTCAGGGGGGTGCCCGAGGACGCGACGGTGAGCGTGCGCGGACACGTCCTGCACACCGACAACACCTCGGCCGGTGACTTCACCAGCTCCGACCCGCTGATCAACGACATCCACTCGCTCATCCGCCGCTCCATCGAGGGCAACATGATGAGCGTCCTCACCGACTGCCCGAGCCGCGAGAAGCTGGGCTGGCTGGAACAGAACCAGCTGGTCTTCCCGGCCCTCGCCGGCAACTACGACATGCAGTCCTACCTGCGCAAGATCGTCCGCGACATGGCGGACGCGCAGACCACCGAGGGCCTGATCCCGAGCACCGTGCCGGAGTACACCAGCCTGCCCGGCGGCTACCGCAACGACTCCAACTGGGGCGGCGCCTTCGTCCTCGTCCCCTGGCAGCTCTACACCACCTACGGCGACCAGCAGACCCTCGAGACGTACTACCCGCGCATGCGGCAGTACGCGGCCTTCCTGGAGACCCAGGTCAAGGACGGCATCCTCGACTACGGCCTCGGCGACTGGTTCACCCCCGACCGGACCTTCCCGCGCGCCGTGGCCGGCACCTACGGCTACTGGCGGGTCGCCGACGCCCTCAGCCGCATCGCCACCGTCCTCGGCGACGAGGACGCCGCCGACACCTACCGCGCCAAGGCCGACGCCAGCGCCAAGGCCCTGTCCGCGAAGTACTACGACGCGACCACCGGCACCTTCGGCGGCGGCGGTCACGGGGCCGAGGCGCTCGCCCTCGACATGGGCGCCTACCCGGCGGGGGAGCGGGACCGCCTGCTCACCCACTTCACCACCGCGATCAAGGACGCGGGCCACCACCTGATCCTCGGCGAGATCTCCCTGCCCGCCGCCTTCCGGGTGCTGAGCGGCGAGGGACGCGACGACATCGTGCACGCCATCGCCACGCGGACCACCAGCCCCAGCTACGGCTACCAGGTGCGCGCCGGCAACACCACGCTCGGCGAGTCCTGGGACGGGGGCCCGGGCCAGTCGCAGAACCACTTCATGCTCGGCGCCATCGACTCCTGGTTCACCACCCGCGTCGCCGGCATCTCCCAGACCGCCGACTCGATCGGTTACGCCGAGCTGCTGATCGACCCGGCCGTCGAGGGCGACATGACCTCGGCGTCCGGCTCCTACCGCACCCCGTACGGCACGGCCCGCACCGACTGGGTGCGCACGGCCGACACCTTCCGGCTGACCGTGGACGTCCCGGCCGGCAGCACCGCGGAGGTGCACGTGCCCGCGGCCGGCGGACGCGCCGAGGCACCCGAGGGAGCACGGCTGCTGCGCGTGACCGGTGAGGAGGCCGTCTACCAGGTGGGTTCGGGGCACTGGACCTTCGACTCGGCCCCGCCGCGGTCCTGA
- a CDS encoding glycosylhydrolase-like jelly roll fold domain-containing protein → MPEEATPRPTESPLSRRRFVAAAGATGALVAVGLPEAAHAAGTSPTSAGPDRGAFSPRHFADPRRDSRPTVYWYWNGPVTPDLVDRQMADLRDKGMYEVILFSFDNAEMTPVFFTEEWFDIVGHVLRTAERTGMRVWLFNDDHFPSGRAGEYIVKGGQVGGRTYAPRPELRLKALARSTTVVRGPAAVDLRRSTGVGVEAGRLVADAAVLDGATVLRDSAGWGDYTVTGSAKAEHGAAGLVVRGSADARAGYAVTFDQTGVVTVHRLTPGAEPAELLRSTRTDGFNRTKYHTLRVTVRADSVHVTLDGRDKGTVQDSAHATGGAGVRAVDDQRALWENLTVEGADGTVLYDSAFDEPSAARVFPEKDLSTEHFTLAAAAARPVGAAGPADVADLTGRLTGDHTWQVPAGEWQVDLFGGVALVDDSQGYSRSYIDLLDDEPVELFLDIVPAEYHRRFGRYFGTVVPGFWDDEPFFASAEAHFKRLPWSPSLDRALRSVGVTPGTAYAAAFDDLGRAGRTVRGRYWQAVSNRFARAFEKQARLYDEWGVSLITNPLYDETSPAKRIVTTGDLHKVNQWAQVPGGDIITAEYKAGEPTMIPRNPVSVAHQMGRERALLEMFGNMGWQVTPAFVHATVGAQAARGVNLTVLHALWTDETRVYFPPPFGPRAPWWWAMRPLAEWIGRLMEAGRGTSAARTALLQPQRAAEQATGTDRQGAVDGPLSDAAYALERSQVDFDLLHEGALTGDPALRAHADVRGGRLVVGAAAYDLVVVPATPTLDVAGLRVLREFVRAGGTVIAVGALDTDEADGSDRSLAHGLAGLFGDRVPGSRTLGRGHAVRVADTGALGAAAIDAGAAAAVLDPPRGALRVLRVRQGADTVFLLNNESGERITTVADLPAAGVPEIWDPETGTGGPAPLHRGTKDGVRLPLDLDPYQSLVVVVRPGVRHEPHLTDSPLPVLAVERHGTVLRATVEAAAPGTHTLTGTDGRHLHRGTVRVDDPLEPVPVTGDWTFTFAREGATPVTAPLGSWTAHDSLFSGSGTYTTDLDVDADRLRGRRVLLDLGDVRDVAEVTVNGTALPPLLWAPFVADVTERLRPGRNTLSVRVSNTLSNERRKPLPSGLLGPVTLRFRRRATVELPRV, encoded by the coding sequence ATGCCCGAAGAGGCGACACCCCGACCCACCGAAAGCCCCCTGTCCAGACGCCGGTTCGTGGCCGCCGCCGGAGCAACCGGCGCCCTGGTCGCCGTGGGCCTGCCCGAGGCCGCCCACGCCGCCGGGACGTCCCCCACCTCCGCGGGACCCGACCGGGGGGCCTTCTCGCCCCGGCACTTCGCCGACCCGCGCCGCGACAGCCGCCCCACCGTCTACTGGTACTGGAACGGCCCCGTCACCCCCGACCTGGTCGACCGCCAGATGGCGGACCTCCGGGACAAGGGCATGTACGAGGTGATCCTCTTCTCCTTCGACAACGCCGAGATGACCCCGGTGTTCTTCACCGAGGAGTGGTTCGACATCGTCGGCCACGTCCTGCGCACCGCCGAACGCACCGGCATGCGCGTCTGGCTCTTCAACGACGACCACTTCCCCAGCGGTCGCGCCGGGGAGTACATCGTCAAGGGCGGACAGGTCGGCGGCCGCACCTACGCCCCCCGCCCCGAGCTGCGCCTGAAGGCACTGGCCCGCTCCACCACCGTGGTGCGCGGCCCCGCCGCCGTGGACCTGCGGCGCAGCACCGGGGTCGGCGTGGAGGCGGGACGCCTGGTGGCCGACGCCGCGGTCCTCGACGGCGCCACCGTCCTGCGCGACAGCGCCGGCTGGGGCGACTACACCGTCACCGGCAGCGCCAAGGCCGAACACGGCGCGGCCGGCCTCGTCGTCCGCGGCTCGGCCGACGCGCGCGCCGGGTACGCCGTCACCTTCGACCAGACCGGCGTGGTCACCGTCCACCGCCTCACCCCCGGCGCCGAACCGGCCGAACTGCTGCGCAGCACCCGCACCGACGGCTTCAACCGGACCAAGTACCACACCCTGCGGGTCACCGTCCGCGCCGACAGCGTGCACGTCACGCTCGACGGCCGGGACAAGGGCACCGTCCAGGACTCCGCCCATGCCACGGGCGGCGCCGGTGTGCGCGCCGTCGACGACCAGCGCGCCCTCTGGGAGAACCTCACCGTCGAAGGCGCCGACGGCACCGTCCTGTACGACTCGGCCTTCGACGAGCCCTCCGCCGCCCGCGTCTTCCCCGAGAAGGACCTGTCCACCGAGCACTTCACCCTCGCCGCCGCGGCGGCACGCCCCGTGGGCGCGGCCGGCCCGGCCGACGTGGCCGACCTCACGGGCCGGCTGACGGGCGACCACACCTGGCAGGTACCGGCGGGGGAGTGGCAGGTGGACCTCTTCGGCGGGGTCGCCCTCGTCGACGACTCCCAGGGCTACAGCCGCAGTTACATCGACCTGCTCGACGACGAACCGGTCGAGCTGTTCCTGGACATCGTCCCCGCCGAGTACCACCGCCGCTTCGGACGGTACTTCGGCACGGTCGTCCCCGGCTTCTGGGACGACGAGCCCTTCTTCGCCTCCGCCGAGGCCCACTTCAAGCGCCTGCCGTGGTCGCCCTCCCTCGACCGGGCCCTGCGCTCGGTCGGCGTCACCCCCGGAACCGCCTACGCCGCCGCGTTCGACGACCTCGGCCGGGCGGGCCGCACCGTCCGCGGCCGCTACTGGCAGGCCGTCTCCAACCGCTTCGCCCGGGCCTTCGAGAAGCAGGCACGCCTCTACGACGAGTGGGGCGTCTCCCTCATCACCAACCCCCTCTACGACGAGACGTCCCCCGCCAAGCGCATCGTCACCACCGGCGACCTGCACAAGGTCAACCAGTGGGCGCAGGTGCCCGGCGGCGACATCATCACCGCCGAGTACAAGGCCGGCGAGCCCACGATGATCCCCCGCAACCCGGTCTCCGTCGCCCACCAGATGGGACGCGAACGGGCCCTGCTGGAGATGTTCGGCAACATGGGCTGGCAGGTCACCCCCGCCTTCGTGCACGCCACCGTGGGCGCGCAGGCAGCCCGCGGCGTCAACCTGACGGTGCTGCACGCGCTGTGGACCGACGAGACCCGCGTCTACTTCCCGCCGCCGTTCGGCCCGCGCGCCCCCTGGTGGTGGGCGATGCGCCCGCTCGCCGAGTGGATCGGACGGCTCATGGAGGCCGGCCGCGGCACCTCCGCCGCCCGCACCGCGCTGCTCCAGCCGCAGCGCGCCGCCGAGCAGGCGACGGGCACCGACCGGCAGGGAGCCGTCGACGGCCCGCTCTCCGACGCCGCCTACGCCCTGGAACGCTCCCAGGTCGACTTCGACCTGCTGCACGAGGGCGCCCTCACCGGCGACCCGGCGCTGCGCGCCCACGCCGACGTCCGCGGAGGCCGGCTCGTGGTCGGCGCCGCCGCCTACGACCTCGTCGTCGTTCCCGCCACACCGACCCTGGACGTGGCCGGCCTGCGGGTGCTGCGCGAGTTCGTCCGCGCGGGCGGCACCGTGATCGCGGTGGGCGCCCTGGACACCGACGAGGCCGACGGCAGCGACCGCAGCCTCGCGCACGGTCTGGCCGGCCTCTTCGGCGACCGCGTACCCGGCAGCCGCACCCTCGGGCGCGGACACGCCGTACGGGTCGCGGACACCGGCGCGCTGGGCGCCGCCGCGATCGACGCCGGAGCGGCCGCCGCCGTCCTCGACCCGCCCCGGGGCGCCCTCCGGGTGCTGCGCGTGCGGCAGGGCGCGGACACCGTCTTCCTGCTCAACAACGAGAGCGGCGAGCGGATCACGACCGTCGCCGACCTGCCCGCGGCCGGCGTCCCCGAGATCTGGGACCCGGAGACCGGCACCGGCGGCCCGGCCCCGCTGCACCGCGGCACCAAGGACGGGGTACGGCTCCCGCTGGACCTCGATCCCTACCAGAGCCTCGTCGTCGTGGTGCGCCCCGGCGTCCGGCACGAACCCCACCTCACGGACTCGCCCCTGCCGGTCCTGGCCGTGGAACGCCACGGCACGGTGCTCAGGGCCACCGTGGAGGCCGCCGCGCCCGGCACGCACACCCTCACCGGCACCGACGGCCGCCACCTGCACCGCGGTACCGTACGCGTCGACGACCCGCTCGAACCGGTCCCGGTGACCGGCGACTGGACGTTCACCTTCGCCCGCGAGGGCGCCACCCCCGTCACCGCGCCCCTGGGCAGCTGGACGGCGCACGACTCGCTGTTCTCCGGCAGCGGCACCTACACCACCGACCTCGACGTCGACGCCGACCGGTTGCGCGGCCGCCGGGTCCTGCTGGACCTCGGGGACGTGCGCGACGTCGCCGAGGTCACCGTCAACGGCACCGCGCTGCCGCCGCTGCTGTGGGCGCCGTTCGTCGCCGACGTCACCGAGCGGCTGCGCCCCGGGCGCAACACGCTGAGCGTGCGCGTCTCCAACACGCTGTCCAACGAACGCAGGAAGCCCCTGCCGTCCGGCCTGCTCGGCCCGGTGACCCTCCGGTTCCGGCGCCGCGCGACGGTCGAACTGCCCCGCGTCTGA
- a CDS encoding glycoside hydrolase family 127 protein, which produces MPADSGRPAPSRRQILLTASAATAVTLATPTATATAAPAAAGPAGATATATAAAAGPRPQLEEFALSEVRLLDSPFLANMRRTCAYLLFVDIDRLLHTFRLNVGLPSDAEPCGGWEAPGIQLRGHTTGHLLSALAQAHAATGDRAYADKARALVSALAECQRAAPSAGFHRGYLSAFPETVFDQLEAGGKPWAPYYTLHKIMAGLLDQYRLAGDRQALDVLLEMAAWADARTAPLSRERMQTVLKVEFGGMNDVLTQLYLVTGDPAHLRTARRFDHDELYAPLAAGRDELAGRHANTEIAKVVGAVPGYEATGERRYLDIADTFWTTVVRHHSYAIGGNSDKELFGPPGEIVSRLSTVTCENCNSYNMLKLGRHLFRHRPERAEYLDHYEWTLYNQMLAEQDPDSAHGFVTYYTGLWAGSRREPKGGLGAAPGSYSGDYDNFSCDHGTGLETHTKFADTIYFRGRGTRRPELYVNLFIPSEVHWSQTGVTIRQETEYPAGDRTRLTVTGGQARFTLRLRVPGWVADGDERAVLKVNGRTAGAPLEPGTYAGVTRHWRTGDTVELVLPRVPVWRPAPDNPQVASLSYGPLVLAGTYGDTGLATLPVIRPDTLRRTPGERTAFSAVADGARVSLRPFHEVHHQHYNVYWAVPPRPAPARDVARYPLDEGSGTSAADRTGTFAAASLAGGAAWSTDGGVTAVTLDGRDGHIALPAGLPSGLDELTVSVRVRVDALVPSARVFDLGYHKDTYLFLAATTGAGRARAALKISGMEREDVIDATGPLPTGRWVHVALTLGGGTGVLYLDGTEAGRNTAMVASPLLLGRTSRNFLGRSQNSTHPCLRGAFRDFRLRNRALTADEVRQLAQG; this is translated from the coding sequence ATGCCCGCAGATTCCGGCAGGCCCGCCCCGTCCAGACGTCAGATCCTCCTCACCGCGTCCGCCGCGACCGCCGTGACCCTCGCGACACCGACGGCCACGGCCACGGCCGCACCCGCGGCCGCCGGACCGGCCGGCGCGACCGCCACCGCGACCGCGGCCGCCGCCGGCCCGCGGCCGCAGCTGGAGGAGTTCGCCCTCTCCGAGGTCCGGCTGCTCGACAGCCCCTTCCTCGCCAACATGCGCCGCACCTGCGCCTACCTGCTGTTCGTCGACATCGACCGGCTGCTGCACACCTTCCGCCTGAACGTCGGCCTGCCGTCGGACGCGGAGCCCTGCGGCGGCTGGGAGGCGCCCGGCATCCAGCTGCGCGGCCACACCACCGGACACCTCCTCAGCGCCCTGGCCCAGGCCCACGCGGCCACCGGTGACCGGGCCTACGCGGACAAGGCCCGTGCGCTCGTCTCGGCGCTGGCCGAGTGCCAGCGGGCGGCGCCGTCGGCCGGCTTCCACCGGGGCTACCTCTCCGCCTTCCCGGAGACCGTCTTCGACCAGCTGGAGGCCGGAGGGAAGCCGTGGGCGCCGTACTACACCCTGCACAAGATCATGGCCGGTCTGCTGGACCAGTACCGGCTGGCCGGTGACCGGCAGGCGCTGGACGTCCTGCTGGAAATGGCCGCCTGGGCCGACGCCCGTACGGCACCGCTGTCCCGCGAGCGGATGCAGACCGTGCTGAAGGTCGAGTTCGGCGGCATGAACGACGTCCTCACCCAGCTGTACCTGGTGACCGGCGACCCGGCGCACCTGCGCACCGCGCGGCGCTTCGACCACGACGAGCTGTACGCGCCGCTGGCCGCCGGCCGCGACGAACTCGCCGGCCGCCACGCCAACACCGAGATCGCCAAGGTGGTCGGCGCCGTGCCCGGCTACGAGGCCACCGGCGAGCGGCGGTACCTCGACATCGCCGACACCTTCTGGACCACCGTCGTACGCCACCACTCGTACGCCATCGGAGGCAACTCCGACAAGGAACTCTTCGGCCCTCCCGGCGAGATCGTCAGCCGCCTGTCGACGGTCACCTGCGAGAACTGCAACAGCTACAACATGCTCAAGCTCGGCCGGCACCTCTTCCGCCACCGGCCGGAGCGCGCCGAGTACCTGGACCACTACGAGTGGACCCTCTACAACCAGATGCTCGCCGAGCAGGACCCCGACTCCGCACACGGCTTCGTCACCTACTACACCGGGCTGTGGGCGGGTTCGCGGCGGGAGCCCAAGGGCGGACTGGGCGCCGCCCCCGGCAGCTACAGCGGCGACTACGACAACTTCTCCTGCGACCACGGCACCGGCCTGGAGACCCACACCAAGTTCGCCGACACCATCTACTTCCGCGGCCGCGGCACCCGCCGGCCCGAGCTGTACGTCAACCTGTTCATCCCCTCCGAGGTCCACTGGAGCCAGACGGGCGTGACGATCCGCCAGGAGACGGAGTACCCGGCCGGCGACCGCACCCGGCTCACCGTCACCGGCGGACAGGCGCGCTTCACCCTGCGCCTCCGCGTCCCCGGATGGGTGGCCGACGGCGACGAGCGCGCCGTGCTGAAGGTCAACGGCCGCACCGCCGGGGCACCGCTGGAACCGGGCACCTACGCCGGCGTCACCCGCCACTGGCGCACCGGGGACACCGTGGAACTCGTCCTGCCGCGCGTCCCGGTCTGGCGCCCCGCGCCCGACAACCCGCAGGTGGCATCGTTGTCCTACGGTCCGCTGGTGCTGGCCGGCACCTACGGCGACACCGGCCTGGCGACCCTGCCCGTCATCCGCCCCGACACCCTGCGCCGGACCCCCGGCGAGCGCACCGCGTTCAGCGCGGTCGCGGACGGCGCCCGCGTCTCCCTGCGCCCCTTCCACGAGGTCCACCACCAGCACTACAACGTGTACTGGGCCGTCCCGCCGAGGCCCGCGCCCGCACGGGACGTGGCCCGCTACCCCCTCGACGAGGGCAGCGGCACCTCGGCCGCCGACCGCACCGGAACCTTCGCCGCCGCCTCCCTCGCGGGCGGCGCCGCCTGGAGCACCGACGGCGGCGTGACCGCCGTGACCCTCGACGGACGCGACGGCCACATCGCGCTCCCCGCCGGACTGCCCAGCGGACTCGACGAGCTGACCGTGTCCGTACGCGTCCGGGTGGACGCCCTCGTCCCGTCCGCGCGCGTCTTCGACCTCGGCTACCACAAGGACACCTACCTCTTCCTCGCCGCCACCACGGGTGCCGGCCGCGCCCGCGCGGCGCTGAAGATCTCCGGCATGGAGCGCGAGGACGTCATCGACGCCACCGGCCCGCTGCCCACCGGCCGGTGGGTCCACGTCGCCCTCACCCTCGGCGGCGGCACCGGCGTCCTCTACCTCGACGGGACCGAGGCGGGCCGCAACACGGCCATGGTGGCGAGCCCCCTGCTGCTCGGCCGCACCAGCCGCAACTTCCTCGGCCGCTCGCAGAACAGCACCCACCCCTGCCTGCGCGGGGCGTTCCGCGACTTCCGGCTGCGCAACCGGGCCCTCACCGCCGACGAGGTACGGCAGCTCGCCCAGGGCTGA